One Natator depressus isolate rNatDep1 chromosome 3, rNatDep2.hap1, whole genome shotgun sequence DNA segment encodes these proteins:
- the POMC gene encoding pro-opiomelanocortin — protein sequence MLKPVRSGLLAILGVLLFHAAGGVNSQCSQSSRCRELSTEVGLLACIKACKLDLSAESPVYPGNGHLQPLSENIRKYVMSHFRWNKFGRKNSSSVTGHKREEIPSNLLFGFFPDASPAQREDKEEERAALERQDSKRSYSMEHFRWGKPVGRKRRPIKVYPNGVEEESAESYPLEFRRDLSMELDYPEFESLESPASEEEMVSEEEEKKDGESYKMHHFRWNTPPKDKRYGGFMTSENSQTPLMTLFKNAIIKNAYKKGQ from the exons ATGCTGAAACCCGTACGGAGCGGCCTGCTGGCGATTCTGGGCGTGCTGCTCTTTCACGCGGCCGGCGGCGTGAACAGCCAGTGCTCGCAGAGCAGCAGGTGCAGGGAGCTCAGCACGGAAGTCGGCCTTTTG GCGTGCATCAAAGCCTGCAAACTGGACCTGTCTGCTGAGTCACCTGTGTACCCAGGTAACGGCCACCTGCAGCCTCTGTCTGAGAACATCCGAAAGTACGTCATGAGCCACTTCCGCTGGAACAAGTTCGGCAGGAAGAACAGCAGCAGCGTCACTGGCCACAAGCGAGAAGAGATCCCCAGCAATCTCCTCTTTGGCTTCTTCCCTGATGCTTCCCCAGCTCAAAGAGAagacaaagaagaagaaagagctGCCCTCGAAAGGCAAGACAGCAAACGATCCTACTCAATGGAGCATTTCCGATGGGGAAAGCCAGTAGGCAGGAAGAGGAGACCCATCAAGGTCTATCCCAATGGGGTGGAAGAGGAGTCCGCTGAGAGCTACCCACTGGAGTTCAGAAGAGACCTTTCTATGGAACTGGACTACCCCGAGTTCGAGTCCCTGGAAAGCCCAGCGAGTGAGGAAGAGATGGTctcagaggaggaagagaagaaagatggAGAGTCCTACAAGATGCACCATTTCCGATGGAACACCCCGCCCAAAGACAAGCGATACGGGGGCTTCATGACATCGGAGAACAGCCAGACCCCTTTAATGACTCTTTTTAAGAATGCCATAATCAAAAATGCCTACAAGAAAGGCCAGTAA